In Triticum urartu cultivar G1812 chromosome 6, Tu2.1, whole genome shotgun sequence, the following proteins share a genomic window:
- the LOC125515793 gene encoding kinetochore protein NUF2 homolog: protein MASGFGFPILSPAEIAEQLFQYGIAPVANLRPENIASPQPDLLPGVLARFFDSFVDAPGDGEDGLLGFSDLEVLDNPEHHAEAIRVLRLYNKSQAFLDSIQFKDFTLADFSRPTPRRVVEVLSALINFLFYREEKVTLLQPIVSETPDYHERTLELKARMAQLQKEIGDHELAEQMEEPMAQQLEADVNALQQKVQVYNKQQLALRAKAAVINDKKEEIHRKITQADFELTKHAQENSRLMSKLVKSPEKVQRALEEKKSARAKLKESEKIAMQNDQEKSAALEIRNKAHEKLTKQHSKIQDVHEQLVAAKTVEKEVKARKAKLNDESVSVMSFDAQIVDWQGKVHEMEERLKGKVKERNQIIADENQKLGALSSETEGKLRCLEPREKKVEATIAKASNLCSEAASSRTAATAEQQKIHAKFNSIVKAFNTYMDSVDPFLERVEEVGRQSAGEGASAPDPSAAVTTKTTPRASAMSKKSRARKRT, encoded by the exons ATGGCGTCCGGCTTCGGGTTCCCGATACTGTCACCAGCGGAGATCGCGGAGCAGCTGTTCCAGTACGGGATCGCCCCCGTCGCCAACCTCCGCCCCGAGAACATCGCCAGCCCGCAGCCTGACCTGCTCCCTGGCGTCCTCGCCCGCTTCTTCGACTCCTTCGTCGATGCCCCCGG GGACGGCGAGGACGGGCTGCTAGGGTTCAGCGACCTGGAGGTGCTGGACAACCCGGAGCACCACGCAGAGGCCATCCGGGTGCTACGCCTCTACAACAAGTCGCAGGCCTTCCTCGACTCCATCCAGTTCAAGGACTTCACGCTCGCCGACTTCAGCCGCCCCACCCCGCGCCGCGTCGTCGAGGTCCTCAGCGCCctcatcaacttcctcttctaCAGGGAGGAGAAGGTCACCCTCCTGCAGCCAATCGTCAGCGAGACCCCCGACTACCACGAGCGCACTCTGGAGCTCAAGGCCAGGATGGCCCAG CTTCAGAAGGAGATCGGGGATCATGAGCTCGCGGAGCAGATGGAGGAGCCCATGGCCCAGCAACTGGAAGCGGACGTCAATGCTCTGCAGCAGAAAGTTCAGGTTTACAACAAGCAGCAACTGGCCCTGCGAGCAAAGGCCGCAGTCATCAATGACAAGAAAGAGGAGATTCACAGGAAG ATAACCCAGGCTGATTTTGAGTTGACTAAACATGCCCAAGAAAACTCCAGATTGATGTCCAAATTAGTGAAGTCCCCAGAAAAAGTTCAG AGGGCCTTGGAAGAGAAGAAATCAGCCCGTGCTAAGTTGAAAGAGTCTGAGAAAATAGCAATGCAAAATGATCAAGAGAAATCTGCCGCTTTGGAGATACGCAACAAG GCTCATGAAAAACTGACGAAACAACACTCTAAAATCCAGGATGTACATGAACAG CTTGTTGCTGCTAAAACAGTTGAAAAGGAAGTTAAAGCTCGCAAAGCAAAGCTTAATGATGAAAGTGTATCAGTTATGTCATTCGACGCACAGATTGTTGATTGGCAAGGAAAAG TACATGAAATGGAGGAGCGTCTCAAGGGGAAAGTGAAAGAAAGGAATCAAATAATAGCAGATGAAAATCAGAAGCTGGGTGCTTTGAGCTCCGAGACTGAGGGTAAACTGCGGTGCCTTGAACCTAGAGAAAAGAAAGTAGAGGCAACGATCGCTAAG GCTTCAAATTTGTGTTCGGAAGCTGCTTCATCAAGGACTGCTGCCACAGCAGAACAGCAGAAAATTCATGCAAAATTCAACAGCATTGTGAAGGCG TTCAACACCTACATGGATAGCGTCGACCCTTTCCTCGAGCGAGTTGAGGAGGTTGGCAG GCAATCGGCGGGGGAAGGCGCCTCTGCCCCCGATCCATCTGCTGCTGTCACAACAAAAACCACACCGAGAGCCAGCGCAATGAGCAAGAAGTCGAGGGCTAGGAAAAGGACATGA